From the genome of Triticum aestivum cultivar Chinese Spring chromosome 3B, IWGSC CS RefSeq v2.1, whole genome shotgun sequence, one region includes:
- the LOC123067196 gene encoding putative ripening-related protein 6, whose amino-acid sequence MASMTNAAVIFGILVFLQVSCAFSRHPAEGKFELRQNVPAVMTVNGFQEGEGGGGPASCDGQYHSDDEFVVSLSSEWYAGGARCGRGIRILDTSNIGIDAKVVDECAGCDNEVGASSHIWKNFHLDTSVGQVDIRWSDLDV is encoded by the coding sequence ATGGCGAGCATGACCAATGCCGCGGTGATTTTCGGCATCCTAGTTTTTCTGCAGGTGTCGTGCGCCTTTTCCAGGCACCCTGCGGAAGGTAAGTTCGAGCTTCGACAGAACGTCCCAGCGGTGATGACGGTAAACGGCTTccaggaaggagaggggggcggcgggcCGGCGTCTTGCGACGGCCAGTACCACAGCGACGATGAGTTCGTGGTGTCGCTGTCCTCGGAGTGGTACGCGGGCGGGGCCCGGTGCGGCAGGGGAATCCGCATCCTCGACACTTCCAATATCGGCATAGACGCCAAGGTAGTTGATGAGTGCGCCGGCTGCGACAACGAGGTGGGCGCCTCGTCCCATATCTGGAAGAACTTCCATCTTGACACCAGCGTCGGCCAGGTGGACATCAGATGGTCGGACCTGGACGTCTAA